A single Bifidobacterium asteroides DNA region contains:
- a CDS encoding glycerol dehydrogenase, whose protein sequence is MRKVLCSPGSYVQQEGAMGKLAGEYAALGTKGAHLIVDPVIDGLYHDDIVASFEHDGIPYELMKFGGECSMEEIDRHRAHLGDSDAVIGIGGGKTLDTAKAVAHFAHLPVMIVPTAASSDAPCSRLSVLYTPEGVFDRYLPLPANPNVVLMDTDVIAKAPVRFLVSGLGDAFATYYEAAACVQSNAVTMTGGHATMAAFALARLCRDTLLEDGVKAVAAAKAGVRTAALEKIIEANTLLSGLGFESSGLAAAHAIHDGMTALEGTHSMLHGEKVAFGTLAQLVLEDRPLEETRRVYDFFCSVGLPTSLEQIGIGQASEEDLLKVGEHACGPDETMGNMPFEVTPTDVAHALRAADQLGKQL, encoded by the coding sequence ATGCGCAAGGTTCTGTGCTCTCCCGGCTCCTATGTTCAGCAGGAGGGCGCCATGGGAAAGCTGGCTGGAGAATACGCGGCTCTGGGCACCAAGGGCGCCCATCTGATCGTCGATCCGGTCATCGACGGGCTCTACCATGACGACATTGTCGCCTCCTTTGAGCACGATGGGATCCCCTACGAACTGATGAAATTCGGCGGCGAGTGCTCCATGGAGGAGATCGACCGTCATCGTGCCCATTTGGGCGACAGCGACGCGGTGATCGGCATCGGCGGCGGCAAGACCTTGGATACCGCCAAGGCTGTGGCCCACTTCGCCCACCTGCCGGTCATGATTGTTCCCACGGCGGCCTCCTCGGATGCGCCCTGCTCAAGGCTGTCCGTGCTCTACACGCCCGAGGGCGTCTTTGACCGTTACCTGCCCCTGCCTGCCAACCCCAATGTGGTCCTGATGGATACCGACGTGATCGCCAAGGCACCGGTGCGCTTCCTGGTATCAGGACTGGGCGATGCCTTCGCCACCTACTATGAGGCAGCCGCCTGCGTGCAGTCGAATGCGGTGACCATGACCGGAGGCCACGCCACCATGGCCGCCTTCGCCCTGGCCCGTCTCTGCCGCGACACCCTGCTCGAGGATGGGGTCAAGGCCGTGGCCGCTGCCAAGGCCGGTGTGCGCACAGCCGCCCTGGAGAAGATCATCGAGGCCAACACCCTGCTGAGCGGACTGGGCTTCGAGAGCTCCGGACTGGCTGCAGCCCACGCCATCCATGACGGGATGACCGCCCTGGAGGGCACCCACTCCATGCTGCACGGCGAAAAGGTGGCCTTTGGCACCTTGGCCCAGCTGGTCCTTGAGGATCGGCCCCTGGAGGAGACCCGCCGGGTCTACGACTTCTTCTGCAGCGTGGGTCTGCCCACCTCCCTGGAGCAGATCGGCATCGGCCAGGCCAGTGAGGAGGATCTGCTCAAGGTCGGCGAGCATGCCTGCGGCCCTGACGAGACCATGGGCAACATGCCCTTCGAGGTGACCCCGACCGATGTGGCTCACGCCCTGCGTGCGGCCGATCAGCTGGGCAAGCAGCTCTGA
- a CDS encoding PfkB family carbohydrate kinase: MTEPSILHLGQVVIDLSMNIDHLPERGGDIFARRSAIKVGGGYNVIQAARRMGTPVAYMGAIGTGPMADMARGALAALQVPAQGPVLDDCDTGYSVAMIEPSGERTFVSARGAETRVPEGTYESMNLVPGDVIYLSGYSFCHKDNTRSLLGFAEKHQGEGFPVLFDLGPMVADITLDVLDAVNGLHPIWSLNEREGPILAKRLGCQPETGDVTELESLCRSLSLRLDSPVVLRAGAHGAWYCQPKDAMQGQYIPTPQVHAIDTNGAGDAHSGVLCAGIFQGLPIEEALVLANCAGALSTTHRGPATCPSEEAIRKAASSLQW, translated from the coding sequence ATGACTGAACCCAGCATCCTTCATCTCGGTCAGGTGGTGATTGACCTGAGCATGAACATCGACCACCTCCCGGAACGCGGAGGGGACATTTTCGCCAGGCGAAGCGCCATAAAGGTCGGCGGCGGATACAACGTGATCCAGGCAGCCAGGCGGATGGGAACGCCCGTAGCCTACATGGGGGCGATCGGCACAGGTCCGATGGCGGACATGGCCCGTGGAGCCCTTGCTGCCCTGCAGGTTCCCGCACAAGGGCCTGTGCTGGACGACTGTGATACCGGATATTCGGTAGCCATGATCGAGCCCTCGGGCGAACGCACCTTCGTATCGGCGAGGGGCGCAGAGACCCGGGTGCCGGAGGGCACCTACGAAAGCATGAACCTGGTTCCCGGCGATGTCATCTACCTGAGCGGGTATTCCTTCTGCCACAAGGACAACACCCGAAGCCTGCTCGGTTTTGCTGAGAAACACCAGGGCGAAGGATTTCCGGTGCTCTTCGACTTGGGACCCATGGTGGCCGATATTACATTGGATGTGCTTGATGCGGTCAACGGTCTGCATCCTATCTGGTCCCTCAACGAACGCGAGGGACCAATCCTGGCGAAACGTCTAGGGTGCCAACCCGAAACTGGCGACGTTACTGAGTTGGAATCCCTCTGCCGCTCGCTTTCGTTGAGACTGGACAGTCCGGTGGTTCTCAGAGCCGGCGCCCACGGTGCCTGGTACTGCCAGCCCAAGGATGCAATGCAGGGCCAGTACATTCCCACCCCGCAGGTCCATGCCATAGACACCAACGGTGCAGGCGATGCACACTCGGGTGTCCTCTGCGCGGGCATCTTCCAAGGTCTGCCCATTGAGGAGGCCCTGGTGCTGGCCAACTGTGCAGGAGCACTTTCCACTACCCATCGGGGTCCAGCCACATGCCCAAGTGAAGAAGCCATACGAAAGGCCGCCAGCTCCCTGCAATGGTGA
- a CDS encoding histidine phosphatase family protein — MTDSVAAVEDGRHVRSMTVVRHGQTSYNAGHRMQGQIDIPLNSVGRWQVERAAEELRAEYVDGAPQDRHLLVVSSDLGRAAATAHAFADPLGQTVHLDSGLRERSFGEWEGASAEEVRQRWPEDYESWSRGAGGELLHGAETKAQVGKRGLETLNRWIHRAGSDTDLMVFSHGSFIAQALQALLGMASEYPEYLGLVTMRNAHWARLMPRDLPDGGLRWSMIDYNRGPAIAMRGDWDNPRGLVQTD, encoded by the coding sequence ATGACTGACTCGGTTGCCGCCGTCGAGGATGGACGGCATGTGCGCTCCATGACCGTGGTCCGCCACGGACAGACCTCATACAATGCAGGGCACCGGATGCAGGGCCAGATCGACATCCCCCTCAACAGTGTTGGCCGCTGGCAGGTGGAGAGGGCTGCCGAGGAGCTCCGGGCTGAGTACGTGGATGGCGCTCCTCAAGACCGTCACCTGCTGGTGGTCTCCTCTGACCTGGGTCGGGCTGCCGCCACCGCCCATGCCTTTGCCGATCCCTTGGGCCAGACGGTCCATCTTGATTCCGGGCTGCGCGAGCGCAGCTTTGGCGAGTGGGAGGGGGCCAGCGCCGAGGAGGTTCGTCAACGTTGGCCCGAAGACTATGAATCCTGGTCCCGGGGTGCCGGGGGAGAGCTGCTTCACGGTGCCGAGACCAAGGCCCAGGTAGGCAAACGAGGCTTGGAAACCCTGAATCGTTGGATCCACCGGGCTGGTTCGGATACGGATCTCATGGTCTTCTCCCATGGGTCCTTCATAGCCCAGGCCCTCCAGGCTCTGCTGGGCATGGCCAGTGAATATCCCGAATACCTGGGTCTGGTCACCATGCGCAATGCCCACTGGGCGCGATTGATGCCACGAGACCTGCCGGACGGCGGTCTGCGCTGGTCCATGATCGACTACAATCGCGGTCCTGCCATCGCCATGCGTGGGGACTGGGACAATCCCCGAGGGCTGGTCCAGACCGACTGA
- the glmU gene encoding bifunctional UDP-N-acetylglucosamine diphosphorylase/glucosamine-1-phosphate N-acetyltransferase GlmU: MTAGIILAAGEGTRMHSAHPKVLHTLAGKTFLQRVMTSVTALNPELTAVVVHHQADLVAQAARSYDPQVRIVRQDSRPGTGRAVQCAVDQLDGELQHDGQVLIVASDMPLLDADTLQSLLDYHVNSGDGATVLTVNLDDPTGYGRIIRDQDGRVLRIVEQRDATGTELAVKEVNTSVYVFEADLLRQAVRGLDDSNAQGEFYLTDALETARRLGRVGAFAAPDPLKVEGVNDRIQLADLAKAHNLRVCQEFMRQGVTILDPSTTWIEDDVVIQQDAVILPGCFLQGHTEIASDAVIGPYTTLIDAIVEPQAKVERSRVQETRIGARANIGPWTYLRAGNVLAEDTKAGAFVEMKKATIDHGTKVPHLSYVGDAHIGHDSNVGGGSITANYDGVHKNRTEIGSEVHVGAGNLFVAPVQVGDGVTTGAGSVIRHPVEDGAMVYSTNDQHQVPDWKPAWER; encoded by the coding sequence CTGACCGCTGGCATCATTCTGGCCGCAGGCGAGGGCACTCGCATGCATTCGGCTCATCCCAAGGTTCTGCACACCTTGGCCGGCAAGACCTTCCTGCAAAGGGTCATGACATCGGTGACCGCCCTGAATCCCGAACTGACGGCCGTGGTGGTTCATCATCAGGCCGACCTGGTGGCGCAGGCTGCACGCTCTTACGATCCCCAGGTGCGCATCGTGCGTCAGGACAGTCGACCGGGCACAGGGCGTGCGGTCCAGTGCGCCGTGGATCAGCTGGATGGCGAGCTCCAGCACGACGGCCAGGTGCTGATCGTGGCCTCGGACATGCCCCTGCTGGACGCGGATACGCTGCAAAGCCTGCTTGACTATCATGTCAATTCCGGCGACGGGGCCACCGTGCTGACGGTCAATCTGGACGACCCCACCGGATACGGCCGCATCATTCGTGACCAGGATGGACGGGTTCTGCGCATCGTCGAGCAGCGTGATGCCACCGGCACTGAGCTGGCCGTCAAGGAGGTCAACACTTCGGTTTACGTCTTCGAGGCTGACCTGCTTCGACAAGCGGTCCGTGGCTTGGACGACAGCAACGCCCAGGGGGAGTTCTATCTGACCGATGCCCTGGAGACAGCCCGTCGCTTGGGCCGGGTGGGAGCCTTCGCCGCTCCTGATCCGCTCAAGGTCGAGGGTGTCAACGACAGGATCCAATTGGCTGATCTGGCCAAGGCCCATAACCTGCGGGTCTGCCAAGAGTTCATGCGCCAGGGGGTGACCATCCTGGACCCGTCCACCACCTGGATCGAGGACGACGTGGTCATCCAGCAGGATGCCGTCATCCTGCCCGGATGCTTCCTGCAGGGTCATACCGAGATTGCCTCGGACGCGGTCATCGGCCCCTATACCACACTGATTGACGCCATCGTCGAGCCGCAGGCCAAGGTGGAGCGTTCCCGCGTGCAGGAGACCAGGATCGGGGCCCGGGCCAACATCGGCCCTTGGACCTATCTGAGGGCCGGCAACGTCCTTGCCGAGGACACCAAGGCCGGGGCCTTCGTGGAGATGAAGAAGGCCACCATCGACCACGGGACCAAGGTGCCCCACCTTTCCTACGTGGGTGATGCCCACATAGGCCACGACAGCAACGTGGGCGGCGGGTCCATCACGGCCAACTATGACGGCGTGCACAAGAACCGCACCGAGATCGGGTCGGAGGTGCACGTGGGCGCAGGAAACCTCTTCGTGGCACCCGTCCAGGTGGGCGACGGGGTCACGACCGGGGCCGGATCGGTCATCCGTCATCCGGTCGAGGACGGAGCCATGGTCTACTCCACCAATGACCAGCATCAGGTTCCGGACTGGAAACCCGCCTGGGAGCGGTAA
- the rsfS gene encoding ribosome silencing factor: MPALQESIDAVLVAARAANDVKAMDIVAFDVSRPIAITDIFMVATGSNERQVLAIAEEVEKQLHLQKNLDPRSREGVQEAQWVLLDYGDFVIHIMHKQARAYYDLERLWKDCPQVDLQLEHPFTLADDDPDSQLASKADDLNGDDLRSRFADPQESHD, encoded by the coding sequence GTGCCAGCATTGCAGGAATCCATCGACGCGGTCCTGGTGGCCGCTCGGGCTGCCAACGATGTCAAGGCCATGGACATCGTGGCCTTCGACGTCTCCCGGCCCATCGCCATCACCGACATCTTCATGGTGGCCACCGGCAGCAACGAACGTCAGGTCCTGGCCATCGCCGAGGAGGTGGAGAAGCAGCTCCATCTGCAGAAGAACCTGGATCCCCGCTCGCGGGAGGGCGTCCAGGAGGCCCAGTGGGTTCTGCTGGACTACGGTGACTTCGTCATCCACATCATGCACAAGCAGGCCCGGGCCTACTACGATCTGGAACGGCTCTGGAAGGACTGCCCCCAGGTGGACCTGCAGCTGGAGCACCCCTTTACCCTCGCCGATGATGACCCGGATAGCCAGCTGGCCTCCAAGGCGGACGATCTGAATGGGGATGATCTGCGCAGCCGTTTCGCCGACCCTCAGGAAAGCCATGACTGA